The following are encoded in a window of Streptomyces sp. Go-475 genomic DNA:
- a CDS encoding NADH-quinone oxidoreductase subunit I — MAPIPGSGLAKGLAVTLRTMTKKSVTAQYPDAQPDLPPRTRGVIGLFEENCTVCMLCARECPDWCIYIDSHKETVPPAAPGGRERSRNVLDRFAIDFSLCMYCGICIEVCPFDALFWSPEFEYAETDIRDLTHERDKLREWMWTVPAPPALDPGAEEPKELAAARKAAEKLAAQQAPPVTEPHADEQARAAERPTRPHGASKQQTDQPKPDQPKPDQPKPDRPTGQEGRE, encoded by the coding sequence ATGGCCCCCATTCCAGGAAGCGGCCTGGCCAAGGGCCTGGCCGTCACCCTCCGCACGATGACGAAGAAGTCCGTCACCGCGCAGTACCCGGACGCCCAGCCCGACCTCCCGCCCCGTACCCGCGGTGTGATCGGCCTGTTCGAGGAGAACTGCACGGTCTGCATGCTGTGCGCCCGCGAGTGCCCGGACTGGTGCATCTACATCGACTCCCACAAGGAGACCGTCCCGCCGGCGGCCCCGGGCGGCCGGGAACGCAGCCGCAACGTCCTCGACCGCTTCGCCATCGACTTCTCCCTGTGCATGTACTGCGGTATCTGCATCGAGGTCTGTCCTTTCGACGCCCTGTTCTGGTCCCCGGAGTTCGAGTACGCCGAGACCGACATCCGCGACCTCACCCACGAGCGCGACAAGCTCCGCGAGTGGATGTGGACCGTCCCGGCCCCGCCGGCCCTCGACCCCGGCGCGGAGGAGCCGAAGGAACTCGCCGCCGCCCGCAAGGCCGCCGAGAAGCTGGCCGCCCAGCAGGCCCCGCCGGTCACCGAACCGCACGCCGACGAGCAGGCCCGGGCAGCCGAGCGCCCCACCCGCCCGCACGGCGCCTCCAAGCAGCAGACGGACCAGCCGAAGCCGGACCAGCCGAAGCCGGACCAGCCGAAGCCGGACCGCCCCACGGGGCAGGAGGGACGGGAATGA
- a CDS encoding NADH-quinone oxidoreductase subunit J: protein MTLAATAGILATGPTTTAAAETHGFLSPTGVEIAFLLVGLVTFGAAIVTVTTRQLVHAALWLVVTLGGLAVEYLLLTAEFIAWVQVLIYVGSVVVLLLFGLMLTRAPIGRSPDADSGNRWAALTVAVAAAAALVWVVVDAFRTTWIDLDGPAAGSTEATGASLFQNWVLPFEALSVLLLAALVGAIVLSRKAKADAATAADATTAGDTDTRRDTRRDTEGTR, encoded by the coding sequence ATGACCCTCGCCGCAACCGCCGGCATCCTCGCGACGGGCCCGACCACCACGGCCGCCGCCGAGACCCACGGCTTCCTCTCCCCGACCGGCGTCGAGATCGCCTTTCTCCTCGTCGGCCTGGTCACCTTCGGCGCCGCGATCGTCACGGTCACCACCCGGCAGCTCGTGCACGCCGCCCTCTGGCTGGTGGTGACCCTCGGCGGCCTGGCCGTCGAGTACCTCCTGCTCACCGCCGAGTTCATCGCCTGGGTGCAGGTCCTCATCTACGTCGGTTCCGTCGTCGTCCTCCTCCTGTTCGGCCTGATGCTGACCCGGGCCCCCATCGGCCGCTCCCCGGACGCGGACTCCGGCAACCGCTGGGCCGCCCTGACCGTGGCCGTCGCCGCCGCTGCCGCCCTGGTCTGGGTCGTCGTCGACGCCTTCCGCACCACCTGGATCGACCTGGACGGCCCCGCCGCCGGGTCCACCGAGGCCACCGGCGCGAGCCTCTTCCAGAACTGGGTCCTCCCCTTCGAGGCCCTCTCCGTCCTCCTCCTCGCCGCCCTGGTCGGCGCGATCGTCCTGTCCCGCAAGGCCAAGGCCGACGCCGCCACCGCCGCCGACGCCACCACCGCGGGCGACACGGACACCCGGCGCGACACCCGGCGCGACACGGAAGGGACCCGCTGA
- the nuoK gene encoding NADH-quinone oxidoreductase subunit NuoK, translated as MHLAYPAVLSALLFCTGLYGVLARRNAILVLMSVELMLNAVNLNLVAFDVWLSRTAEETLHSGQALTLFTIAIAAAEIGIGLAIVLAVHRNRGTADIDKLRDTSERHDPDGPDGDALAAEQSGEAQKAEATA; from the coding sequence ATGCACCTCGCCTATCCCGCCGTGCTCTCCGCCCTCCTCTTCTGCACGGGCCTGTACGGCGTCCTCGCCCGCCGCAACGCGATCCTGGTCCTGATGTCGGTCGAACTGATGCTCAACGCCGTCAACCTCAACCTGGTCGCCTTCGACGTCTGGCTCAGCAGGACCGCCGAGGAGACCCTGCACTCCGGCCAGGCCCTGACCCTGTTCACCATCGCCATCGCCGCCGCCGAGATCGGCATCGGCCTGGCGATCGTCCTCGCCGTGCACCGCAACCGCGGCACCGCGGACATCGACAAGCTCCGCGACACCTCCGAGCGGCACGACCCCGACGGCCCCGACGGCGACGCCCTCGCCGCCGAGCAGTCCGGCGAGGCCCAGAAGGCTGAGGCCACCGCGTGA
- a CDS encoding NADH-quinone oxidoreductase subunit L has translation MTTTTLAVLVPLLPFLGAVAGLLLGRTAPGFVRPLAVLPTLTALVLAALVAVRQGGDAAVDAATELTPTGSVPIELALHVDGFAALVAVLVGLVASCVQIYSTGYLRDDPRYPSYAALVSLFTSAMLLVVYSGDLMVLLVGWEVMGICSYFLVGHYWETPEARAASLKAFLVTKLGDVPFLIGLFALATDAGSFRITRVLGAVASGSLDHPTLIALLLLAGVAGKSAQFPLHTWLPDAMAGPTPVSALIHAATMVAAGVYFIARLLPLFEASQAAMIVLAVMAAVTMAGSALAALAQDDIKRVLAYSTIGQLGYMSGALAAGDRGAAVFHLLSHGAFKALLFLAAGVIIHAAGTNSLAAMSRMRNLRDRIPDAYWTMTVALLALAAIPPFSGFFSKEAVLGVAEHVVTGHTEHAPAAAGWIVLVAGLLTAVLTAAYAMRLWLLAFRGRGAEAPDHGRQPLTMTVVLWVLAVPSLALGGFAFRLLPDWFDGRDLSPTLTTSVLGTGVALVGGIVTYAAWRHTTALTARVPLGAVAAHPEGDAARVEAEAIATHEPAYGDIAHAPDPADPGRLLLGPLHRHAAAGFHLDALYTALFVRPVLAGASLVRFLDREVVETYVRGAGALPRWLGTAVRRAQTGNVQTYVSALLAGTVVLAVAVVLVATGA, from the coding sequence GTGACCACGACCACCCTCGCCGTCCTCGTCCCCCTCCTTCCGTTCCTCGGCGCCGTCGCCGGCCTGCTCCTGGGCCGCACGGCCCCCGGCTTCGTCCGCCCGCTCGCCGTCCTGCCGACGCTCACCGCCCTGGTGCTCGCCGCGCTGGTCGCCGTACGCCAGGGCGGCGACGCGGCCGTCGACGCGGCCACGGAACTGACCCCCACCGGCTCCGTCCCGATCGAACTCGCCCTGCACGTCGACGGCTTCGCCGCCCTCGTCGCCGTCCTGGTCGGCCTGGTCGCCTCCTGCGTGCAGATCTACTCGACGGGCTACCTGCGCGACGACCCGCGCTACCCCTCGTACGCCGCCCTCGTCTCCCTGTTCACCTCCGCGATGCTGCTGGTCGTCTACTCCGGCGACCTGATGGTGCTGCTGGTCGGCTGGGAAGTCATGGGCATCTGCTCCTACTTCCTGGTCGGCCACTACTGGGAGACCCCGGAGGCACGCGCCGCCTCCCTCAAGGCCTTCCTGGTCACCAAGCTCGGCGACGTCCCCTTCCTCATCGGCCTGTTCGCCCTGGCCACCGACGCCGGCTCCTTCCGCATCACCCGGGTCCTCGGCGCCGTCGCGAGCGGCTCGCTCGACCACCCGACCCTCATCGCCCTGCTGCTCCTCGCGGGCGTGGCGGGCAAGTCGGCGCAGTTCCCGCTGCACACCTGGCTCCCCGACGCGATGGCGGGCCCGACCCCCGTCTCCGCGCTGATCCACGCCGCGACGATGGTCGCCGCCGGTGTCTACTTCATCGCCCGTCTCCTCCCGCTCTTCGAGGCCTCCCAGGCCGCGATGATCGTCCTCGCCGTCATGGCCGCCGTCACGATGGCCGGCTCGGCGCTCGCCGCGCTCGCCCAGGACGACATCAAGCGCGTCCTCGCCTACTCGACGATCGGCCAGCTCGGTTACATGTCCGGCGCCCTCGCCGCCGGCGACCGCGGAGCCGCCGTCTTCCACCTCCTGTCCCACGGCGCCTTCAAGGCGCTGCTGTTCCTCGCGGCCGGCGTGATCATCCATGCCGCCGGCACCAACTCCCTCGCCGCGATGTCCCGCATGCGGAACCTGCGCGACCGCATCCCGGACGCCTACTGGACGATGACCGTGGCGCTCCTCGCGCTCGCCGCGATCCCGCCCTTCAGCGGCTTCTTCTCCAAGGAGGCCGTCCTCGGCGTCGCCGAGCACGTCGTCACCGGGCACACCGAGCACGCTCCCGCCGCAGCGGGCTGGATCGTCCTCGTCGCCGGTCTGCTCACGGCCGTGCTCACCGCCGCCTACGCGATGCGCCTGTGGCTGCTGGCCTTCCGGGGCCGGGGCGCCGAAGCCCCCGACCACGGCAGGCAGCCGCTGACGATGACCGTCGTGCTGTGGGTGCTGGCCGTCCCCTCCCTGGCCCTCGGCGGGTTCGCGTTCCGCCTGCTGCCCGACTGGTTCGACGGCCGTGACCTCAGCCCGACCCTGACCACCTCCGTGCTCGGCACGGGCGTGGCCCTGGTCGGTGGCATCGTCACCTACGCCGCCTGGCGGCACACCACCGCGCTCACCGCCCGCGTCCCCCTCGGCGCGGTCGCGGCCCACCCCGAGGGCGACGCCGCCCGGGTCGAGGCGGAAGCCATCGCCACGCACGAACCGGCCTACGGCGACATCGCCCACGCACCCGACCCCGCCGACCCGGGACGGCTGCTGCTCGGCCCCCTGCACCGGCACGCGGCCGCCGGCTTCCACCTGGACGCCCTGTACACGGCCCTCTTCGTCCGCCCGGTCCTGGCCGGGGCGAGCCTCGTCCGGTTCCTCGACCGCGAGGTCGTCGAGACCTACGTGCGCGGTGCGGGCGCGCTGCCCCGCTGGCTCGGCACCGCCGTACGGCGCGCCCAGACCGGCAACGTCCAGACCTATGTGAGCGCGCTGCTCGCCGGCACCGTCGTCCTCGCGGTCGCCGTCGTCCTCGTCGCCACGGGAGCGTGA
- a CDS encoding NADH-quinone oxidoreductase subunit M, whose protein sequence is MIDINESVMQFLLAFVVVGPLLGAAAALLPAPPGLKGKSPEQAVLRHGVTVTGAVLIAAIVLALGFDHDQPSKMQASTDISWIPALDVRIHLGIDGISLPLLVLTALLTFLCALYSYFKMPEGPTPKAFVALLLVLESGTLATFAVLDLLLFFLAFEMVLIPMYFLIARWGGEGRSQAAWRFILYTLLGSVVMLLGLLLIGLKAGTFDMMALATDNGRSLTTSVQVIAVLAIGIGLAVKTPMWPLHSWLPDAHTAAPTVGSVLLAGVLLKMGTYGFVRILLPIAPDGFRTFAPYLAALAVVGIIYGSLACLALAKQGAKGDLKRLIAYSSVGHMGFVLLGIATMTPTGVNGALFANIAHGLITGLLFFLVGALKDRTGTTDLDTLAEETGAALYGKAPRLGGLLAFAAVASLGLPGLAGFWGEMLALFGAFRPADGLSRPAFLTFMAIGAFGTLLTAAYLLTVVRRVCMGALPQDAPRLTDVRSYEFAAWTPLVVLTVVAGLWPKALLGLSDPAVQQLLAGGTR, encoded by the coding sequence GTGATCGATATCAACGAGTCCGTGATGCAGTTCCTTCTGGCATTCGTCGTCGTCGGCCCGCTCCTCGGCGCCGCCGCGGCTCTCCTGCCGGCACCGCCCGGGCTGAAGGGGAAGTCGCCCGAGCAGGCCGTGCTGCGGCACGGCGTCACCGTCACCGGCGCCGTCCTCATCGCGGCGATCGTCCTCGCGCTCGGCTTCGACCACGACCAGCCGTCGAAGATGCAGGCCAGCACCGACATCAGCTGGATCCCCGCGCTCGACGTACGCATCCACCTCGGCATCGACGGCATCTCCCTCCCCCTTCTGGTCCTGACCGCGCTGCTGACCTTCCTCTGCGCGCTCTACTCGTACTTCAAGATGCCCGAAGGCCCGACCCCGAAGGCCTTCGTCGCCCTGCTGCTCGTCCTCGAGTCCGGCACGCTGGCGACCTTCGCCGTCCTCGACCTGCTGCTGTTCTTCCTCGCCTTCGAGATGGTCCTCATCCCGATGTACTTCCTCATCGCCCGCTGGGGCGGCGAGGGCCGGAGCCAGGCCGCGTGGCGGTTCATCCTCTACACGCTGCTCGGATCCGTGGTCATGCTGCTCGGCCTGCTCCTGATCGGGCTCAAGGCGGGCACGTTCGACATGATGGCACTCGCCACTGACAACGGCCGGTCGCTGACCACGTCAGTGCAGGTCATCGCCGTTCTGGCGATCGGGATCGGGCTCGCCGTGAAGACGCCGATGTGGCCGCTGCACAGCTGGCTCCCCGACGCCCACACCGCCGCCCCGACCGTCGGCTCGGTCCTGCTGGCGGGCGTCCTGCTGAAGATGGGTACGTACGGCTTCGTCCGGATCCTGCTCCCCATCGCGCCGGACGGCTTCCGCACCTTCGCCCCCTACCTCGCCGCCCTGGCCGTCGTCGGCATCATCTACGGATCCCTCGCCTGCCTCGCCCTCGCCAAGCAGGGCGCGAAGGGCGACCTCAAGCGCCTCATCGCCTACTCCTCCGTCGGCCACATGGGCTTCGTCCTGCTCGGCATCGCCACGATGACCCCGACCGGCGTGAACGGCGCCCTCTTCGCCAACATCGCCCACGGCCTCATCACCGGCCTGCTCTTCTTCCTGGTCGGCGCCCTGAAGGACCGCACCGGCACCACCGACCTCGACACCCTCGCCGAGGAGACCGGCGCCGCCCTGTACGGCAAGGCCCCGCGCCTGGGCGGCCTCCTCGCCTTCGCCGCCGTGGCCTCGCTCGGCCTGCCGGGCCTGGCCGGCTTCTGGGGCGAGATGCTCGCCCTGTTCGGCGCGTTCCGGCCCGCCGACGGCCTCAGCCGCCCCGCCTTCCTCACCTTCATGGCGATCGGCGCGTTCGGGACGCTGCTGACGGCCGCGTACCTGCTGACTGTCGTCCGGCGCGTCTGCATGGGCGCCCTGCCCCAGGACGCGCCCCGGCTCACCGACGTCCGCTCGTACGAGTTCGCGGCCTGGACCCCGCTCGTCGTCCTCACCGTCGTCGCGGGCCTGTGGCCCAAGGCCCTCCTCGGCCTGAGCGACCCGGCCGTCCAGCAGCTCCTCGCAGGAGGCACCCGATGA